The nucleotide sequence CAAATCTTATTTTGCATGTTCATTGTTGGCAATTGGTTAGCGTTGCATGTGAGTATTTGATACAGTTTGCATATTCTGCTATTTTTGGAGAATGGCACTGCTGCCTCACAAATTTTCAAGTAGTGGTAAATAAGTTGGTGGTGCCGTAGTTTCTTTATCTAGAAAGAGATCTAGGAAATTTCTTCTCTCAAAAAGGTTCAGTTGTAATACTCCCCAAATTTGATGGATCGTCTAGCCGATTCTGGCTTTGAACTTGGTGTAGGAGGGCAGCAGGTAGACGCAATTTCCTAAAAGATATCTCACGGAGCGATATTTGTCATAAAAAAATATTTTATCATGTTGGTACTTTTTTTGCATAGCCTTGATGAGACTTTCGAAAATTCAATGGAGGACCTAGGAATGGCTAATATGTGTTTAAAGAAATATTATTGTTTTTTATGCCACGCCATAATCTTTCTTTTGGTACTATTCTCTAGTGCGGGTTCTGTCTGGGCTGATTGTGCCGTGAAATTTAACTGGTTGCCAAACCCTGAAAATTATGTGGCAGGATATAAAATCTATTATGGTATTGTTCAAGGAGGACCATATGTTTCTGCGGTTGATGTGGGAATTCCGGCCCTAATAAATGATCATTATGAAGCCACCGTTAGTGGACTTATAGAAGGGACTACCTACTATTTTGTGGCTACCGCCTATGATGCGAATGGTTTTGAAAGTGAATATTGTTCTGAGGTTGTATATACTTGTTCTGTCGATGGTCCTCTGCCACCGCCGGTCGATCTTACGCCGCCGTCCCCGCCAGCCGGTTTGGGGGTAACTAAGTAGAAAATTAATACATAGTCGACTATAATAATGCAAAGGCCTCATTTTAAAAAATGTGGCCTTTGTTTTTAAAAGATATTTTTTGTTACTTAGTTACTGTTTTGTTACATTACAATTTCTTACCCAGACTATATGCAAGTACATTTTTAGTCGTTTGAGGTATTTTGAATGTTTACATGATCTAACTGTACTATCCACTTAATGAAAATTTGCCGGTTCACATCTATTTCCTCGATGGAAGCGTTTGCTGAAGCGGCCACTATACTCCGGTATTCCGTTTCCGCTTGCAATCCAAGATTTCTTTGGACACAATTGGTTGATTTCTTTGCTTTTTCAATGAGGGTTTCCAGCAAATACGCATATCTGCCATCATCAATTCCTTCCCTCACAGCTTCATATTCAGGGGTAGTGATTGGTCCATTCGTTCCTGGATAGGCAATCATTACTTCAGCCCCTCCTGCATTGTCCAGATCAGAATAGGGGTCGCCGGCGGCATTTTCGGTGGTTTGAAAGGTCCAGGGGGTGATGCCGATGAATGTGGAACTGATATGGTTGAGCCCAAATGTCCGCCTGATACTTATGGCATCATCAACGGTGTCGGGAACTGTCGTTAGTTCATTAGGATAGTGCCAGTGCTCGCCTGCTGCTGAATTTGGGTCGCCGAATTGAATATCTATGGGCCATGTGATATCGTCCCAGATTGTTAGCGCTGTCTTCTCCCCTGTTTCCCCTATGGCATGCAGCAGACTTTCAGTTATCTTCATGCGGTTTGGACCGCCGCTGTCATCCTGGATTTCATCCCCCGGCATCCAGTAGAAATCCACGACATTCATCTCAGGAAAATACTGCCTGGCATGGGAAGTGATTTCCTTCATCAGCAGGGGATGGTGTTTAAAGTCGAAACTGAGACTGGAGCCGGCCCATCCCGGTTTTGAGCTTTGCACCAGATGACCGCAATAATAGATGAAGGGCCCGGAAAAGCCAACTGCGACAAAGGCTTTGAGTGCTGCCTCAAGATCTCTGAGATTGGGGGTCCCATCCGGCATTCGCTGAAAGGTAAAGGAAGAGTGCGGAAAAACAGTGGTCAAACCGTGCTTTTTAAAGGACTGGTAATATTTCAGACCGTTTTCATATACCTTTTGTCGTTCTTCATCGGTTAAATCCTGGGCGGTCATCTCCTGGAATTCATAAGTCATCATGAAGCCGTATTCTTTGTCCGGCCTTTCCTGCAGGGCAAACGGCAGAACTTCGACATGAAGCGGGATCTTGGTTTGTCCCAGGCTGCTGGTGATGATGATTTTGCTTTCATAGGTCCCGGGAGCTGTGTCGGAAGTGGCGTGGAGAGTCAGCCAGAATCTCTGAGACCGTCCTGCTTCAATGATGGCATGATTCTCTTTCTTCAAGAGTCGAGGGCGGAGTTCATATGCTTTTCCCACGGGTTTCCTGCTGGTGATTCGGGGAACTGTTTTGACCGTATGGATTTCAGGAGGCGGGAAGTTTGTCGCGCTGTTTCCCTTTAATGCGGAGACAGTCACCGTTACCTTGCCGAGATTTTCAAGGGCATACAGTGAAAAGGTGGCGGGTTCATATTCATTTTGGGCCAGCCTTACGGCAACGGCTGCGATAGTATCGCTCTGTTTTGGCGCTGAATTGGGATAGACATATTTGAATGGATTTCGCTGCCACAGGATAAACCCGCGCGCGGTATCGGCGGTGGTTGCTTTAGCCTCAAGGGGTTCATCTGGTGGGTTTTGAAATGGTATTGGCTGCGGTTGCAGCCAATTTTTCTTTGAGCTCGTTTCTCTGGTCTGCAGTGTTTCAATGTGGTCAATAGTGAAATCTTGAGCGATGATAACGGTGCCTGAGGGATGTTTGCGTATTTCTATATGCAGATCATAATCTCCGGGCGATATGTCGAACGGCAGATAGAAGTTTAAATTGCCGCCGTAATAATCCAGCTTAGGAATGTGAAAGGATGCGACCTCTTTGTTTTGGAATGACAGTTGCCCCAGGGCATGCAGCTCGTCAGGCTGCCAGGGGAGGGTGTCTGAAATTTTGAAGCCAATCATTAGGTTGAGCCTGGTTTCTACGTTATCTAGGAGTACGATGCGGTGGGAGAGATTGGTGCTGATGATCTTGATTTCTTGCGGTTTAGGTCGGCAGGGCAGGATGGCAGTGACGATGATGGAGAGCAGCAGTATTGACAGCAGACTGAGTAAAAGATTTTTTTTCATGAAGGGGTTTTGAAATGCCCGAATGAGGGTTGTAGCCACAGATACACGCAGACAAGGCTCCGCGTTCAGCAAGTATATCGTTGTGTATCACTAACAGGTTTTTTTATCAATCTCCCGCGAAAAATTGGAAAAAAATTGGGGACAGACTGCGGCTTTTTATTGTTAGCCAGACTCAGACGGCACATCAGAAGAGAAGAAAAATAGCAAAGGAAAAAAGGGGGGACGTCCGTGAACGTTGGTGTTTATTTGCAAAACGGTGATGGAATCAGAAAATGGGATGTTCCTGTTTTTCTATTCGATTTGGTATTTATCAAGCCGGTAGCGGAGGGAGCGGAAAGAGAGGCCAAGGAGTTCGGCGGCTTTGGTTTTGTGATGGCCGCTCAGTTCAAGGGCCTGGTTGATGAGACTTTTTTCCAGGTTGGCGACGGTTTCCTCCAAATCGATACCCTCCTCTGTGAGGTGAATATCTGCAGTAGTGCTTGCTGCTGTCGGCCTGGTCAGTGATGTCGGCAGGCTTGCTGCTGTCAGTTCCTCAGTGTTTTCTAAAACGACACTGCGCTCGATGATGTTTTCCAGCTCCCGGACATTGCCCGGATAAGGGTAGTGGATGAGGACTTTTGTTGCTTCCGGGGTCAGGCTGGTAACTGTCCGGCCGTATTCCCGGTTGAAGTGTTCGAGGAAGTGGCGAACCAGCAGGGGGATGTCGCCAGCCCGTTCCCGCAGGGGAGGCAGGTCGATCTTGATGACATTCAGCCGGTAGTAGAGATCTTCGCGGAAACTGCCTTCAGCCACGGCTGTTTCCAGATCCCGGTTGGTGGCCGAAATGATCTGAACTTCCACTTCCTGTTCCACCGTACTGCCCACCCTTTTGAAACTTTTCTCCTGGATGACCCGCAGAAGCTTCACCTGCAGGGCTAGGGGCAGTTCGCCGATTTCATCGAGAAAGATGGTGCCGCCATGGGCGGCGGTAAAGTAGCCATCTTTGGTTTTGACGGCGCCGGTGAAGGCCCCTTTTTCGTGGCCAAAAAACTCGCTTTCCAGCAGCTGCTCAGGGATGGCGCCGCAGTTGACGGTAACAAACGGCTGGTCTTTGCGTGGGCCGGTATAGTGGATCGCCCGGGCTACCAGTTCCTTGCCGGTACCCGATTCGCCGGTAACCAGGATGTTGGCCTTGGTCTGCGCCACCCGCTGGATGAGGTCGTAGACCTTGAGCATAGCGGAGCTCTTGCCGATCAGGCTGCCGAAGCCGTAGCGCTGCTCCAGCTCCTGCTGGAGACGGCGGTTTTCCCGCTGCAGATGGGAATTCTGCAGGGCCTTGTCGATGGTCAGCAGGATCTCGTCGTTGTTGAACGGCTTGGTGATGTAGTCGTAAGCGCCGTTTTTCATCGCCAAAATGGCGGTGTCGGTGGAGGCGTAGGCGGTGATCATGACCACCGCGGTGGCCGGTGATTTTTCCTTGATGATTTTCAGCAGGTCGAGGCCGTTCATCTCCGGCATGCTGATATCGGAAATCACCAAGTCTATGGTTTCCCGGTCAAGGAGAGCAATGGCCTGACCGGCCGAGGTGGTGCTGCTCACCTGGTAGCCCTGCTTGCCCAGCATGATTTCGAGAAACTCGCCCATGCTGAGCTCATCGTCGACGACGAGCAGGCGGGCGCGTAGTTTCGAAAGGTCTTTGTCGGTCACGGAGATACTTTGTTGTTGGTAATCAGCTACAGAAAAAGTAAAAAGAAACACTGTAGTAGTACTATCGGCAGCCTGTCGCTGGTCTTCAGTGAAAAATTGATCAGCCACAGACCCACACCGGCAGACATAGACCGGGGAATATCGTTACGTTATTGCGTTGCTCAGGGTACGGACGGAATGGTTTGCAAGGGCATGAGAATCAGTTGGTGGAACTGCTGAAAATATCATCATATTTTTGTTCAATCACCTGAACTTCCGCATCGGTCAGCTGCCGGAACTCTCTTTCCCTTGCCCGCTTCGCCAGCCGACCATTATTGTGACTGAGAAAACGGATAAGCAGATCAACCAGTCTATCGGGCATGTCGATATAGTTTTTGATGAAGTTGTTAAAAAGGTCGTGTTTTTTCAGGTTGTTAAATTACAATAACGCAATTTAACAATTTAACAACGTCCCCAAAAGGCTTATTGCTCTGATATTCTTGGGGTGTGCAGGGTGATGGGGAGGTGTTGTTGGTAATGAATGAAATCCTTGTCGCTTGTAAATATGGGCAGCTTATTTCTGCTGGCAACAGCGCAAATAAGAAAATCTGTATTCGACCCTTGTATGCCTTTGCTGCGTAACAGGTTGAAGTATTCTGCTGCTACTTCAAAATCTTGTGAGCTGAGCGGTAAATCGGGAAAGGCTGCCAATTGTTGTTTGAGTTTTAAAAATTGCTGTTGCTCTTTTATCCCTGAAAGGATCTCCTGCCGGATGGGTCCAATCAACTGCACCCGCACTTCTTTGATCAATTCTTGCAACTCAATTCGTTCGCTATGCCCGCCTGTCGGCTTATTTCTTCGGAGGGCCAGTGACCAGATCGACGTGTCAACCAAAACTTTCATTTCAGCAGCCGCTGTTTTTTGTAATCATAATCGGCATCGTAGTCGATCGTGCCGAAAAGATCGAGAGTATCAAGCTGTTTGCGCCGTTGGATATACTCCTGAAGCGCTTCGGTGACGGCTGCCTTTTTAGTGCGGTGCTGCCCGATAGTGCGGGCTTCTTCGATGAGCTGGTCATCAATTGCCAAGTTGGTGGCCATGATCTCCTCCCCGTTATTGTTACACAACTGAATGTAGTTTATTGTGTGTGTCACTGGAAGTCAATGAAAAAAAAAGAAAATGGGAAAATAGGGACGTTGTTACATTGTTAAATTACAATAATGCAATTTAACAATGTAACAACGTCCCTGATAAGTGGCTTATGGTTGACAAAGGGTCCTGTTTATGCCATACATTGGCTAAAAAAGGGGGCAATTATGGATAGGATGGCGAGCTTGAAGCTTGAGCGGTGGCTGCAATCCCGGCGGCGCAAGCCGCTTGTTTTGCGGGGTGCCCGCCAAGTTGGCAAGTCTACCCTGGTCAGGAACTTTGCCGCACAACAGAAACTTCATCTTCTTGAAATTAACCTGGAACGTCATCTGCAGTTGGAAAGGGTTTTTGCCAGTCTGGACGTCGCCGCAATTCGGGGGGAGCTGGAAGCGCTTACCGGTCGCGCACTTACCGAGCCAGGATCGCTGCTGTTTCTGGATGAAATTCAAGCAACGCCGTCAGCCCTGCAGGCGCTTCGCTATTTTTATGAAGATCTTCCAGACGTGCCGGTCATTGCCGCCGGGTCTTTGTTGGAGTTTACCCTGGCAGAGCATAACTTTTCCATGCCTGTTGGCCGCCTCGAATATTTTCACCTTGGTCCGATGAGCTATCGGGAATTTTTGCAGGCAGTTGAACCCTCACTGTGCCGTTACCTGGACGAGATCGATTTTTCCGACAAACTGCCGGCTACGGCCCATCAGAAATTGCTTGAGCGTCAACGGCAGTATCTGTTTGTCGGCGGCATGCCGGAGGCTGTGCTGGTATTTAAGGAGAGTGGATCGTTTGCCGAGGTTGCCCGGGTACAGCGGAGCATCGCCAGTACCTATGAGGATGATTTTGCCAAATATGCCCGTCATCGTGAACTGGCGCTCCTCCAGCGCATCTTTCATTTAATCCCCCGGCAGGTTGGGCATAAAGTCAAGTACGTTCATTTTTCCAGGGAAAATCGATCCCGCGAGGTCAAAACAGCCATTGATCTGCTTGCCAAAGCCCTGGTTTGCCATCGGGTCTATGCCAGCCACTGTTCAGGTGTTCCCCTTGCAGCCGATATCGATGAGTTTGCCTATAAGCTCCTTTTTTTGGATGTGGGGCTGATGAATCATCTGTGTGGTCTGGACTGGTCGACATTAAGGAATATGGATGTTAACCAATTAATCAATGAAGGGGCTATAGCCGAGCAGTTTGTTGGTCAGCACCTTGCCTATCTCAAGGGGGGAGTGGAGCAGCCGTGGATGGTTTACTGGCTGCGCGAAGGGCGAAAAAATAACGCTGAAGTAGATTATGTCATTTCCCGTGATTCAGAGATTTTTCCGGTGGAAATCAAGGCCGGGCGCAGTGGTGCCCTGCGTTCATTACACCAGTTCGTGGCTTTGGGGAAAGCCGGAAAAGCGATTCGTTTTGATGCCAATCAGCCCAGCTGGCAAAAGGTCGTGCAGAAAGTGCCGACAGCCGACGCCTATCGCGAAGTATCGTTTGAACTATTCTCGCTGCCCCTGTATGCCGTAGGCGAACTACCCCGCATGCTGCCCAGCTGAATTATGAATTTTGGGGACGTTGTTACATTGTTAAATTACAATAACGCAATTTAACAATGTAACAACGTCCCCAGGTGTTCCACAGGGAGAGGAAAATCTTTGACGCCGGGCTATTGTTGTGATATCTGAATTTATGATATTCAAATTGCAAGAAGAGGGTTTATGCTTGACCGGCATCTTGAAGGGAAAATAAAAAAAGCGGCTGCTGAGTACCCGGTGGTAACCTTGACCGGGCCGCGTCAGTCGGGCAAGACCACCCTGGTGCGCGCCGCTTTTCATGATTATGCCTATGTATCTCTGGAAGATCCGGAAGCACGTTCATTCGCTCTCGAGGATCCGCGTGGCTTCCTGCGGCAATGGCGAGATGAGGTTATTCTTGACGAGGTGCAGCGCTGTCCGGAACTTTTTTCCTATATTCAGACGATCGTTGATGAGGAAGACCGGCCCGGACAATTTATTCTTACCGGTTCACAGAATTTTCTGCTTCTGAAGAGCATCAGCCAGTCGCTGGCCGGCCGCTGTGCCATATTCCATCTCCTGCCCCTGTCGTACGATGAACTTGCCGGCCGCCCTTCACTGCCGGTTGACCAGCTGGGCAGCGTTTTCCCCGCTGACCGGCCGATTCCGGACCGGGACCTGAACGATTGTCTGCATCGGGGCTTCTATCCGCGCATCCACGATAAGGGGCTGGAGGCTCAGGATTGGCTGAGAAATTATTACCAGACCTATCTTGAGCGGGATGTCAGGGAGATAATTAATGTCGGGGATTTGGAAGCGTTCCGTCGCTTTACCGCCTTGTGTGCCGGGCGGACCGGGCAGCTGCTGAATTTTACCAACCTGGCATCGGACTGCGGCATTACCCATACAACCGCTCGACGTTGGCTGTCGGTATTAGAGGCGAGTTTTATTGTCGTTCTGCTCAGGCCGCACCATCAAAATTTTTGCAAAAGGCTGGTCAAAACGCCTAAACTCTATTTTGTCGATACCGGGTTGCTGTGTTATCTGCTGCGCATCAGAAAACCGGAGGAGCTGACCTTTCATGCCGCCCGGGGGGCAATTTTTGAGAGTTTTGTGGTGGCAGAACTCTACAAGAGAGCGTTTAATGCCGGTGTGGAACCTGACTATTTTTTCTGGCGTGATTCAGCCGGCCATGAAGTTGATATCATCATCGATTTGGGTGATGAAGTAATTCCGCTGGAGATAAAATCGGGGAGTACGTTAAATAAGGATTTTTTCAAGGGGCTGGAATATTGGCAACATATTGCCGGGGAAAAAGCGAAGCCTCGGGCCGCGTTGATCTACGGCGGCAACAGTTCGGTTGTCCGCAACGCCATCCATGTGTATGCCTGGTGGAATTTTTAAACTGCAACGTCCCTATTATTTGGCGGTGTCGAGCATTTCGACCGTTTCCTGGACCTTGCCGTCGTACAGTTTATGTTTATCTTTTATGGTGAAAAATTCATTTATTGTCTGCTTGATTTTATAGGCGCCGGCATCGGTGCCGCCAATGGCATATATTTTTCCGTCCGGGGTGGAGACCGCCGCCAGTGTTGAGCGGGGAAGCTGCATGGACGGTCCTTTCTCCCATGTGTCGGTAACCGGGTCGTAGATGAAGACATCATTCAGCGGGGGACTGCCCCATTGCCCCAGGCTGCCGCCCATGATGTATATCCTGCCGTCCGCGCCAAGCGCACCTGAAACTGAAAACCGTGGCTCCGGCATGGGGGCCCGGCATTCCCAGGTGTCGGTCGCGGGATCATAGACCTCCGTGGTCTGGTAGATGAATCGTTTCCCGGTCGTTCTATCGCTCTTATCACCACCGCCGAAGATATAGATTTTATTGTCTCTGCCCAAAACCGCCGCAAACAGAACCCGCTTTCCTGACATGGGTTTTTTAAATTCCCAGGTGTTCTTTACAGGGTCGTAGCATTCAATGGAGCTGAGGAATTCCGTTTTGCCGGTGCTTTGAAATTGATTATCACGACCCATCTCGAGGATTATATGATAACCTCCCAGAACAAAAATCCTGCCGTCAGGCAGGGCAACGGCTTCATGGTCGATGCGGCGTTCGAGCATGGGAGGGATGTCGGTTTGATGGACGGTTTTAACCCTCCGGTAGGTAAGCGTTTGGTTGACAACCTCGAAAGTAGTTTCGGGCCATTTCATGGTAACCGGATCATAGGGTAGGACAATGTTTTCTCCAGAACCTTTCCACAAACCTTTACCGCCAGTCCAGTAGATGCGGCCGTCTTTGCTGACGGCAATGGCGGCCCCGTCTCCTTGTCGTTGGTAATCAGTATTTCTTAATTTTTCCGGTGGGATTTGAATGATCCTGTCAATCTCTTTCTTGGGCCCGTAGGCTTTATAATAACCCGGGCGATCTTGTATCGTTTTAACAGCGATCCAATATTTTTCAGCCGTATCATAATAGTAGTAATCGTCAGGATTTTTAATCTTTCCTGGAACAGGCTCCAGGACCTCCCAGGCGTTTTTTACCGGGTCATAGACCATGTTTGAAAATTCGCCATCATTATACTTCCTGATCAGGATATAATTATAAACCCCTCCGCCCATGACATATATTTTGCCGTCATTGCCGAGGGCGGCATCGTGGCCATAGCGACCATTGGGCATCGGGGCGACATATTTCCAGCCGGCACCAATACAGTCGGCAGAGAGGAGAGACAAAAGTAACAATATGGTGCTGATAATGGTTCTGGCGGTCATGAAAAATCCTCTCGATTAATTGTCCGGGAGTGTGAAGTTCGCGCTTGGTACCAATGGCACCGTTGTCTGCCCCGGGGCAAGGGGAATCAGTTCATATGTAACCCGCCAGATCCTCGCTTCCTCCGCAAAATGTGCACTGTCGTGAAGCTGAAGCGGTGCGAGTTCTATTGAGTTTCCGTCAATGGGTGCTGAATCAATAACATTGCCATCCTTATCGGCAGATGTCCCGCAAAGATGCCACTTGTAATCCTGGTCCATGGCATAGATGACCAGGACGACACGATCTATATCCTCATTCCAGACATTGTATTGCACCTCGACCTCACATGCTGCGGAATTGATGGTAACATTGTCATCATAAAAGGTCACGGCAGAAAGGATACTCTTGCCCACCACCCAGTCTGAAAACCCCTGTTGGATGGGATCGTAAACTTCAGGGTTATCTCTAAGCCGGTACTCATCCGTACTGAATTCAAAATGGTCAAACTCGGCTCTATATTCAAATTTTTTTGCTGATGCGTTAACTCTTAGCAGCGATTTGTCCCCGTCATTATCGGCAGTGGTTCGGCAGAAGACGCTGTCGACGGGGACGACCTTATCATTATCCCCCAAGAGCGAGGCGAGGATCCCTTTAGTGCCGGCAATCATGGTCATGTTGGCCTGAGGCATACATGAAGAAGATCGGTTCAGGTTATATAAGGTCGGGTTGCCGCTTAACCAGGAAATCCAGCTGCGGTCATCATAGGGGAACAGATCCCATGTCCCCGGCGACCAGCAACTGCTGATTGCCGTCATGGGGGGAGTGTTTAGCTCATCAAGCATAAAAAATGTCCCGTGATTCGGGGTGGCGGCCATCACCATGTTGTGGACGCCCCGGTTTCGGGCTTGAAGCGTACGTGATACGATCCCGCCCATGCTGAAGCCAAAGGTATCAAAATAGGGAAAGGAGCCGGTACTGCCGTGTGTATCAGAGGGCAGTCCCTTGACATCCAGGGCCGCAAACGTGGTGGCCAGGCTGTTGCCGGTCTCAACAATTCCGGCACGCGGATTATAGGTTCCGAACATGGGACGGTACACCCCATTGGTTGCGAGTGCAATATCTTCGACCATATACTTATATCGCTGTTCGATGTTGGGATCGGTGTGCCCCTGGTTATAGAAGATGGCCTTCCCATCCCATCCGTGGAGCATGAGTATGGGAAGGGCGTTGGCGTTGGGTTCTTTTTCAGGACCCAAAATATCTAAAATCGTCAATTCATCTTTGTCATAAATATAGGCGTTGGGCGGCGGGAAAATATGGTTGTATATTATCGATGAGGCCTGAACAAAGAGATAAAGATGAGCAATGGTTATGTTGGGGATGTAATCATTGAGCGAGGCGAGGAGGATCGGTTTTTTCGTGCTCAGATCAACGGCAACAGGATCGCCGAATGCGGTAGTGGAAAAATTTACCGCCGCAACATGGCGGTTGTTGATTTCATCCACTGCAAAGTCATAGGGTTTGATCTGCATGAGTGTCCAGTGTGTGCCGTCCCAGTAATAAGGAAAAACCGTGCTCTCATCCAGATTGAGAGCGTCAACGGTTGACTGGAAATACCGGCCGGCCAGGACGACCCAATTGTTTATGGTGGGGATTTCAGCACCATCGATGGCCGGCTCCACCGCAATCTGGATCATCTCCCCCAGTGCGGCCACCGTGGGATCGCCCAGTTGAGGATCAAGGGTCAAACTATCTCCGGGATCCACGACCGGCCCGGTGGTGGGCGGCATCAGGGTGATGATCGCATCAGCGCTCAGGGCGCCGGGAGGAATGACCATCATGAAACGCTTGTCAGGGCTCTCAATAGTTCCCCCTGCCGCGGCCGTAACCAAGGCTGAGATGGTGTCGGGGGGCGCGGGATCGGCCTGATCGAGAGCTATGTCATAGGATGTAGCCGTAGGCGTAGCTTCATCAACATCGGCATCAACCGCGGCGACGCGAGAAGTGGCAGGATATCCGAATGCGGCAATTTGGAGCGTTACCAGGCCGGCGGGTAGATTGTTCAGCAGATAATAGCCTTGCGCATTGGTTGTGGCGACGGCGCCGGTTTCCTGATTTGTTATGACGACATTAGAGAGGGGCTTGCCGCTCTCTTTGTCAAAAATCATCCCTTCCAGAGAACCGGTCTGCGGGCGGGGTGTCAAGGTGAAATCGACCGTTGCGGGCTCATCGGCCTCTACGGCGATGAAACTTTGTTGGTCTGGCAGATACCCGGGGTGACTTGCCGACACCGTATAATCGCCCACCGGCACGGTCAGCATGGTATACGTTCCGTCAGCTTCGGTCTGGGCGCCGGCAAGAACCCCTTCGCCGATGCCGATCCGGGCATTGCGGACCGGTTCCCCGGTTACGGCATCGATAACCGTGCCGACAATCGTC is from Candidatus Anaeroferrophillus wilburensis and encodes:
- a CDS encoding fibronectin type III domain-containing protein, producing the protein MANMCLKKYYCFLCHAIIFLLVLFSSAGSVWADCAVKFNWLPNPENYVAGYKIYYGIVQGGPYVSAVDVGIPALINDHYEATVSGLIEGTTYYFVATAYDANGFESEYCSEVVYTCSVDGPLPPPVDLTPPSPPAGLGVTK
- a CDS encoding sigma-54-dependent Fis family transcriptional regulator → MGEFLEIMLGKQGYQVSSTTSAGQAIALLDRETIDLVISDISMPEMNGLDLLKIIKEKSPATAVVMITAYASTDTAILAMKNGAYDYITKPFNNDEILLTIDKALQNSHLQRENRRLQQELEQRYGFGSLIGKSSAMLKVYDLIQRVAQTKANILVTGESGTGKELVARAIHYTGPRKDQPFVTVNCGAIPEQLLESEFFGHEKGAFTGAVKTKDGYFTAAHGGTIFLDEIGELPLALQVKLLRVIQEKSFKRVGSTVEQEVEVQIISATNRDLETAVAEGSFREDLYYRLNVIKIDLPPLRERAGDIPLLVRHFLEHFNREYGRTVTSLTPEATKVLIHYPYPGNVRELENIIERSVVLENTEELTAASLPTSLTRPTAASTTADIHLTEEGIDLEETVANLEKSLINQALELSGHHKTKAAELLGLSFRSLRYRLDKYQIE
- a CDS encoding PIN domain-containing protein → MKVLVDTSIWSLALRRNKPTGGHSERIELQELIKEVRVQLIGPIRQEILSGIKEQQQFLKLKQQLAAFPDLPLSSQDFEVAAEYFNLLRSKGIQGSNTDFLICAVASRNKLPIFTSDKDFIHYQQHLPITLHTPRISEQ
- a CDS encoding type II toxin-antitoxin system VapB family antitoxin, yielding MATNLAIDDQLIEEARTIGQHRTKKAAVTEALQEYIQRRKQLDTLDLFGTIDYDADYDYKKQRLLK
- a CDS encoding ATP-binding protein; translation: MDRMASLKLERWLQSRRRKPLVLRGARQVGKSTLVRNFAAQQKLHLLEINLERHLQLERVFASLDVAAIRGELEALTGRALTEPGSLLFLDEIQATPSALQALRYFYEDLPDVPVIAAGSLLEFTLAEHNFSMPVGRLEYFHLGPMSYREFLQAVEPSLCRYLDEIDFSDKLPATAHQKLLERQRQYLFVGGMPEAVLVFKESGSFAEVARVQRSIASTYEDDFAKYARHRELALLQRIFHLIPRQVGHKVKYVHFSRENRSREVKTAIDLLAKALVCHRVYASHCSGVPLAADIDEFAYKLLFLDVGLMNHLCGLDWSTLRNMDVNQLINEGAIAEQFVGQHLAYLKGGVEQPWMVYWLREGRKNNAEVDYVISRDSEIFPVEIKAGRSGALRSLHQFVALGKAGKAIRFDANQPSWQKVVQKVPTADAYREVSFELFSLPLYAVGELPRMLPS
- a CDS encoding ATP-binding protein, with amino-acid sequence MLDRHLEGKIKKAAAEYPVVTLTGPRQSGKTTLVRAAFHDYAYVSLEDPEARSFALEDPRGFLRQWRDEVILDEVQRCPELFSYIQTIVDEEDRPGQFILTGSQNFLLLKSISQSLAGRCAIFHLLPLSYDELAGRPSLPVDQLGSVFPADRPIPDRDLNDCLHRGFYPRIHDKGLEAQDWLRNYYQTYLERDVREIINVGDLEAFRRFTALCAGRTGQLLNFTNLASDCGITHTTARRWLSVLEASFIVVLLRPHHQNFCKRLVKTPKLYFVDTGLLCYLLRIRKPEELTFHAARGAIFESFVVAELYKRAFNAGVEPDYFFWRDSAGHEVDIIIDLGDEVIPLEIKSGSTLNKDFFKGLEYWQHIAGEKAKPRAALIYGGNSSVVRNAIHVYAWWNF
- a CDS encoding carboxypeptidase regulatory-like domain-containing protein, with translation MLFDPVADQHVLEEQELAFTVHAQSSSDEPLTYSASNLPAGATFNPDTQVFSWTPVVGQAGSYQPEFRVTDGDITASMTVTIIVSPNPPVVSLTADPLTVDPGQPTTLTWTSSYADTVTIEPGIGLVATSGSVMVSPAATTTYTTTATGPGGSVSDAITIVVNIQATAVTAIGIISDGQSGEPLAGVNVSITDAEKTQSTITLSDGSYAIYGITPGSATITASLEGYTTGSWQTIYDEPGIWKIDFALHKESALSMVMGTIVNSTSLEPEAGVTITLGGTDNACVTAADGTFALDDVPYGQQTLYITQENTQNTFITLLIDKNPYELDLAVPYRNGRSEPAEINTTVTGIIQDGITGWPIAWAMVKVIGTSIEAVTNQDGQFSLADLPTGDIMIMAMALNHEAVAVVSHVVTDASETLTFNLAPTTSGTIVGTVIDAVTGEPVRNARIGIGEGVLAGAQTEADGTYTMLTVPVGDYTVSASHPGYLPDQQSFIAVEADEPATVDFTLTPRPQTGSLEGMIFDKESGKPLSNVVITNQETGAVATTNAQGYYLLNNLPAGLVTLQIAAFGYPATSRVAAVDADVDEATPTATSYDIALDQADPAPPDTISALVTAAAGGTIESPDKRFMMVIPPGALSADAIITLMPPTTGPVVDPGDSLTLDPQLGDPTVAALGEMIQIAVEPAIDGAEIPTINNWVVLAGRYFQSTVDALNLDESTVFPYYWDGTHWTLMQIKPYDFAVDEINNRHVAAVNFSTTAFGDPVAVDLSTKKPILLASLNDYIPNITIAHLYLFVQASSIIYNHIFPPPNAYIYDKDELTILDILGPEKEPNANALPILMLHGWDGKAIFYNQGHTDPNIEQRYKYMVEDIALATNGVYRPMFGTYNPRAGIVETGNSLATTFAALDVKGLPSDTHGSTGSFPYFDTFGFSMGGIVSRTLQARNRGVHNMVMAATPNHGTFFMLDELNTPPMTAISSCWSPGTWDLFPYDDRSWISWLSGNPTLYNLNRSSSCMPQANMTMIAGTKGILASLLGDNDKVVPVDSVFCRTTADNDGDKSLLRVNASAKKFEYRAEFDHFEFSTDEYRLRDNPEVYDPIQQGFSDWVVGKSILSAVTFYDDNVTINSAACEVEVQYNVWNEDIDRVVLVIYAMDQDYKWHLCGTSADKDGNVIDSAPIDGNSIELAPLQLHDSAHFAEEARIWRVTYELIPLAPGQTTVPLVPSANFTLPDN